The DNA window AGCAGCAGCGACTTGGCGCGGACCGCCTCGATGCCGGCCTCGGCGAGCATGTCAAGGTTCGCGTGGAGCGGGACCATCGCGAGGATCGGCGGGGTGCCGCTGAGCAGGGCCCGTACGCCGGGGGCCGGCTCGTGGCCGTGCCCCATCTCGAAGGCCGCGCGGTGCCCCATCCAGCCGGTGATCGGCTGGCGCAGCTCGTCCTGCAACTCCCGGCGCAGGTAGGCGAAGGCGGGCGCGCCGGGACCGCCGTTGAGGTACTTGTACGTGCAGCCGACCGCGAGGTCCACGCCCCACTCGTCGAGCGAGACCGGGACCGAGCCGGCCGAATGGCAGAGGTCCCACATGGTCAGCGCGCCGGCCTCGTGCGCGATCCGGTTGATCGCGGGGATGTCGGCGAGCCAGCCGGACCGGTACGCGACGTGGCTGAACAGCACGAGTGCGGTCCGCTCGTCGACCACCTCGGCGACCTGCTCCGGATGCACGCCGGTGGCCGGGTCCGTGGAGATCCAGACCAGTTCGAGGCCACGTTCGGCGGCGATGCCCTCCAGGACGTACCTGTCGGTGGGGAAGTTGTCGGTGTCGAGCACGACCCGGTTGCGGCCCGGGCGGGCGTCGACGGCGGCCCGCGCCAGCTTGTAGATCAGCACCGTGGTCGAGTCGGCGATCACGGTCTGCCCGGCCGCCGCGCCCAAGGCGATCGCCCCGAGGCGGTCGCCGAGGGTGAGCGGCCAGTCCAGCCAGCCGTCGGTCCAGCCGCGGATGAGCCGGCCGCCCCACTGCTCCCGGATGAACTCGTCCATCAGCCGGGCGGTCGCCTCCAGGGGCCGGCCCAGCGAGTTGCCGTCCAGGTAGGAGAGCAGGTCAGAGGCGGGCGCGGTGAGGAAGCGGTCCCGGAACGGCGCGAGCGGGTCGGCCGCGTCCAGGGCCGCG is part of the Actinoplanes missouriensis 431 genome and encodes:
- the kynU gene encoding kynureninase encodes the protein MSDLLSRAAALDAADPLAPFRDRFLTAPASDLLSYLDGNSLGRPLEATARLMDEFIREQWGGRLIRGWTDGWLDWPLTLGDRLGAIALGAAAGQTVIADSTTVLIYKLARAAVDARPGRNRVVLDTDNFPTDRYVLEGIAAERGLELVWISTDPATGVHPEQVAEVVDERTALVLFSHVAYRSGWLADIPAINRIAHEAGALTMWDLCHSAGSVPVSLDEWGVDLAVGCTYKYLNGGPGAPAFAYLRRELQDELRQPITGWMGHRAAFEMGHGHEPAPGVRALLSGTPPILAMVPLHANLDMLAEAGIEAVRAKSLLLTGYVLDIADTMLADTVLAGRGVEVVSPRDPERRGGHVTLRRPGFEQFLEPLWDSGVIPDYRRPDGLRIGPAPLSTSFTEVHQGLSVLRDLLEKHR